In Arachis hypogaea cultivar Tifrunner chromosome 2, arahy.Tifrunner.gnm2.J5K5, whole genome shotgun sequence, a genomic segment contains:
- the LOC112747324 gene encoding uncharacterized protein has protein sequence MNTLLSPSASATTRASFPPFSSNLDVLSCCSKLRGIGFHCKRDSVITALRCNSSIWPGGPASGDGDSSSSSRSILDAFFLGKAVAEAVNERVESAVGEFLSTVGRLQAEQQKQVQEFQEEVLERAKKAKEKAAREAQGLVPNYTAETDVADSATSRTSDSSTDSVVAVKSIDESETYTGAAKGEDPPIDSSKTGDQ, from the exons ATGAACACTCTACTTTCGCCTTCAGCATCTGCCACAACCCGTGCTTCCTTTCCTCCCTTTTCTTCCAACTTAGATGTTCTTTCTTGCTGTTCCAAGCTCAGAGGCATTGGATTTCACTGCAAAAGGGATTCTGTTATCACTGCACTTCGCTGCAATAGTAGCATCTGGCCCGGTGGCCCTGCCTCTG GCGATGGTgatagcagcagcagcagcaggagTATTCTGGATGCATTTTTCTTGGGAAAAGCTGTAGCTGAAGCCGTGAACGAGCGAGTTGAATCTGCAGTTGGCGAGTTTCTGAGTACGGTTGGTAGGTTGCAAGCTGAACAACAAAAACAAGTACAGGAGTTTCAG GAAGAAGTGTTGGAAAGAGCAAAAAAGGCCAAGGAGAAAGCAGCACGTGAGGCACAAGGACTCGTTCCCAACTATACTGCTGAGACAGACGTTGCGGATTCAGCTACTTCGAGAACTTCAGACTCCTCGACGGATTCAGTTGTTGCCGTCAAGTCAATTGATGAATCTGAAACGTACACCGGAGCTGCCAAAGGCGAGGATCCCCCGATAGATTCATCGAAGACGGGTGATCAATGA